A single region of the Bartonella harrusi genome encodes:
- a CDS encoding phage late control D family protein produces the protein MKPFCMVMANGQDITKTLMNYVLSIEITDEAEDKSDRITIELDDRARNSDNGFLDIPLIGTVLSVTLGYESGKIRDMGAYLIDEISVSSPPQSLTVTGRAAAMNTSYRTPKSQSYHQQTLGHIVQEIAQRNGYTAKVDPSLAKIVVRHIDQTAESDMAFAARLAEEYDAVAKPVDGKLVLAKRGEGKAITGETLPIVILHEKQCTSWDFKYSARDEAGAANGLETDDGEDQKAAADARAPEEIEEDENTIHMDEHDLPEPSEPERGEKTEKEAEKQQQEKKGGVIATYYDLRSGEKKEVKSGNPPFHELKYTYHNQSEAVAAIAAYRNKSSRGKSSFSCDIGGDPFVQAEAKLVQDPPFRPYIPAEWRIKSVKHKLDKTGGYTTKIECELFDEGQEDAAGNVANTTPDKDDTLDPNAPQNAYDEGEGVIHMDEEDI, from the coding sequence GAAACCTTTTTGCATGGTTATGGCAAATGGACAAGACATCACCAAAACTCTCATGAATTATGTTTTATCAATTGAAATAACCGATGAGGCAGAAGACAAAAGCGACCGTATCACCATAGAGCTTGATGACCGTGCACGCAATAGTGATAATGGCTTTCTTGATATACCCCTCATTGGAACAGTTCTTTCCGTAACACTTGGCTATGAAAGCGGCAAAATACGCGATATGGGAGCATATCTGATAGATGAAATCTCTGTAAGCAGTCCACCGCAAAGCTTAACTGTTACAGGGCGCGCCGCAGCAATGAACACGTCTTATAGAACACCCAAAAGCCAATCTTATCACCAGCAAACACTTGGCCATATTGTTCAAGAAATCGCACAGCGTAATGGTTACACCGCAAAAGTTGACCCTTCTCTTGCAAAAATTGTTGTGCGTCATATTGATCAAACCGCTGAAAGTGATATGGCTTTTGCCGCCCGCCTTGCAGAGGAATATGATGCGGTAGCAAAGCCCGTTGATGGCAAGCTAGTCCTTGCCAAACGGGGAGAAGGCAAAGCCATCACCGGCGAAACACTGCCCATAGTGATACTTCATGAGAAACAGTGCACCTCTTGGGATTTTAAATACAGTGCACGGGATGAAGCAGGTGCAGCCAATGGTTTAGAAACGGATGATGGTGAGGACCAAAAAGCCGCAGCGGATGCACGTGCACCAGAAGAGATAGAGGAGGATGAAAACACCATCCATATGGATGAACATGATCTACCAGAGCCATCTGAACCAGAGAGAGGAGAAAAAACAGAAAAAGAAGCGGAGAAGCAACAACAAGAGAAAAAAGGCGGCGTTATCGCAACCTATTATGATCTGCGCAGTGGTGAAAAGAAAGAAGTCAAGTCCGGTAATCCACCGTTTCATGAACTCAAATATACCTACCATAATCAATCAGAGGCTGTTGCAGCTATTGCCGCTTATCGTAACAAATCGTCACGGGGGAAATCTTCTTTCTCCTGTGATATTGGTGGTGATCCCTTTGTGCAAGCAGAGGCAAAACTTGTTCAAGATCCCCCTTTCCGTCCTTATATACCAGCAGAATGGCGCATCAAAAGCGTCAAGCACAAGCTTGATAAAACGGGTGGTTACACCACAAAAATAGAGTGCGAACTTTTTGATGAAGGACAAGAAGACGCCGCTGGAAATGTTGCAAACACAACGCCAGATAAGGATGATACTCTTGATCCAAACGCTCCACAAAATGCATATGATGAAGGTGAAGGCGTCATCCATATGGATGAGGAGGATATTTAA
- a CDS encoding ATP-binding protein, translated as MRTNFSGRVRNTSLPSTHALMPLFEAVVNSIHSIEDIGNDFSSSRITVSIIRSDQALLPLEKDTEKPKEIVGFKITDNGIGFDDHNLQSFETLDSDNKREKGCRGVGRLLWLKAFDDIKIKSVYEIDKRLKGREFSFDADKGIKALRNFQDDCAKRETVVELKGLKKNYKNHIPKTLKSISKALLEHFLWYFARTGSCPSITIEDGSEKISLNKLYEECKLEAIFNEEIEIEDHNFSIMHIKFRNLSVAKQTLSFCAANRVIKEEAISKKIPGMPSKLQDDIGEFIYSCYVSSLFLDERVRSERTSFDIEENTEGFFEEIEISFNMIRNAIVDRIQKYLAKELENNIRDSKERVEKFTHKVPRYRPLLKYLTDNDYMISSTKDNKGVELYLHECFARIENEILEEGHNVLAVQQGEDSNNYKARINKYVNAVGDLKKSDLANYLFHRKTIIELLKESLNCISIGDKKRYVTEEVIHELIVPMKCDSGSVAMNNCNLWLIDEKLAFHDYLASDLPLNSVPFTGSKDKDRPDVCSLEVYDKPLLVSEKKGDSIPSTLASLTIVEIKRPMRDDAKADTKTDPIDQVFTYLEKIREGQVQTPEGRPINLDGEVPGYCYVICDLTEKVKKCCKRWNLTKTGDHMGYFGYHNEYKSYIEVVSFDKLIAYAEKRQQRFFEVLGMPLQ; from the coding sequence ATGAGAACAAATTTCAGTGGCCGCGTAAGAAATACGTCTTTACCATCAACGCATGCTTTAATGCCTCTTTTTGAAGCAGTTGTGAACTCCATTCATTCCATTGAAGATATAGGTAATGATTTTTCCTCAAGTCGCATTACAGTTTCAATCATAAGATCGGACCAAGCTTTACTACCACTTGAAAAAGATACAGAAAAACCAAAAGAAATTGTAGGTTTTAAAATAACAGATAATGGTATAGGCTTTGATGATCATAATTTACAATCATTTGAAACTTTAGATTCAGATAATAAAAGAGAAAAAGGCTGCCGTGGTGTAGGACGACTTCTATGGCTTAAAGCTTTTGATGATATAAAAATCAAGAGTGTTTATGAAATAGATAAACGGCTCAAAGGGCGTGAATTTTCATTCGATGCTGATAAAGGTATAAAAGCATTACGCAATTTTCAAGATGATTGTGCAAAGAGAGAGACTGTTGTTGAATTAAAAGGTCTGAAAAAAAACTATAAAAATCATATTCCTAAAACTCTAAAATCTATATCAAAGGCACTCTTGGAACATTTTCTCTGGTATTTTGCAAGAACTGGTAGTTGCCCTTCTATAACTATTGAAGATGGCTCTGAAAAAATATCGTTGAATAAACTATATGAGGAGTGCAAGCTTGAAGCGATTTTTAATGAAGAAATAGAAATAGAAGATCACAATTTTTCTATTATGCATATTAAATTTAGAAACTTATCTGTAGCTAAACAAACTTTATCTTTTTGTGCAGCCAATAGAGTTATCAAAGAAGAAGCAATATCCAAGAAGATTCCTGGTATGCCTTCAAAACTACAGGATGATATAGGTGAATTTATCTATTCCTGCTATGTAAGCTCTCTTTTTTTAGATGAGAGAGTACGTTCTGAAAGAACAAGCTTTGATATTGAAGAAAATACTGAAGGGTTCTTTGAGGAAATAGAGATATCATTTAATATGATACGGAACGCTATAGTTGATAGAATTCAAAAATACTTAGCTAAAGAATTAGAGAACAACATTCGAGACAGTAAAGAGAGAGTTGAGAAGTTCACACATAAAGTACCACGCTATCGCCCACTCCTAAAATATTTAACTGACAATGATTATATGATTTCTTCTACAAAAGACAATAAAGGCGTGGAACTGTATTTGCATGAATGTTTTGCTAGAATAGAAAATGAAATTTTAGAAGAAGGTCATAATGTTTTAGCAGTTCAACAAGGAGAAGATTCAAACAATTATAAAGCAAGAATTAATAAATATGTAAATGCTGTAGGTGATCTTAAAAAATCCGATTTGGCAAATTACTTATTCCATAGAAAAACTATCATAGAACTTTTGAAAGAATCTTTAAATTGTATTTCTATAGGTGACAAAAAAAGATATGTTACAGAAGAGGTTATTCATGAACTCATAGTACCCATGAAATGCGATTCTGGCTCTGTTGCTATGAATAATTGTAATTTATGGTTGATTGATGAAAAATTAGCATTTCATGATTATTTAGCTTCTGATCTTCCATTAAATAGTGTCCCTTTTACAGGTTCTAAAGATAAGGACAGACCTGATGTATGCAGTTTGGAAGTATATGATAAGCCTCTCTTAGTATCAGAAAAAAAAGGGGATTCAATACCTTCTACTTTGGCATCTCTTACCATAGTGGAAATCAAGCGTCCAATGAGAGACGATGCAAAAGCTGATACCAAAACAGATCCTATTGATCAGGTCTTTACTTATTTAGAAAAAATTCGCGAAGGTCAAGTACAGACCCCAGAGGGGCGCCCAATAAATTTGGATGGAGAAGTTCCTGGTTACTGTTATGTCATCTGTGATCTAACTGAAAAAGTAAAAAAATGTTGTAAACGTTGGAATTTAACAAAGACAGGTGATCATATGGGATATTTTGGATATCACAACGAATACAAGTCCTATATAGAGGTTGTTTCATTTGACAAACTCATTGCTTATGCCGAAAAAAGACAGCAACGCTTCTTTGAAGTTCTAGGGATGCCATTACAATAG
- a CDS encoding lysozyme, with the protein MRKISSEGLALIKQWEGLRLNAYKDAIGVWTIGYGHTNAAGKPFVHKDMTITEEQAEEFLCRDLQQFENTVEQAVQVSLTDEQFAALVSFCYNVGTAAFCNSTLLKKLNQGEYEAVPSELQKWTKADGKRLQGLVHRRTAEAGLWAKGAYVSSNYQPVETTQPMGIFKAEALAPIIGSFSGLGGLLAGNGPIQWALATIMVLAACAGLFCVAKRFQEHKL; encoded by the coding sequence ATGAGAAAAATATCATCAGAAGGATTAGCACTGATTAAACAATGGGAAGGCTTGCGTCTCAACGCCTATAAAGATGCTATTGGTGTATGGACCATTGGTTATGGACATACAAACGCTGCTGGAAAACCCTTTGTTCATAAAGACATGACAATCACTGAAGAACAAGCCGAAGAGTTTCTTTGCCGTGATTTGCAACAATTTGAGAACACTGTTGAACAAGCCGTTCAAGTTTCCTTAACAGACGAACAATTCGCAGCACTCGTCTCCTTTTGTTATAATGTAGGAACAGCAGCCTTTTGCAATTCGACACTGTTAAAAAAACTCAATCAAGGTGAATATGAAGCAGTGCCCTCTGAATTACAGAAATGGACCAAAGCGGATGGAAAGCGCCTTCAAGGTCTCGTACACCGGCGTACAGCAGAAGCAGGCTTATGGGCAAAAGGCGCTTATGTTTCCTCCAATTATCAACCAGTAGAAACCACACAGCCAATGGGGATTTTCAAAGCAGAAGCCCTTGCCCCCATCATTGGATCTTTCTCAGGACTTGGAGGCTTGTTAGCGGGCAATGGCCCTATCCAATGGGCATTGGCAACCATTATGGTTTTAGCCGCCTGTGCCGGTCTTTTCTGTGTCGCCAAACGCTTTCAGGAACACAAATTATGA
- a CDS encoding type II toxin-antitoxin system VapC family toxin, whose amino-acid sequence MFLDASAILAILLGEEEAPIFIEKMEKTQKNHTSAMAVWEAVAGLCFEKTQEGKPVARSTVLEAKALVDDFLEFYNIQFVTIEDREYQTAVHAYMNFGKGTGSKARLNMGDCFAYACSKNYELPLLFKGNDFIHTDIEKI is encoded by the coding sequence ATGTTTCTCGACGCTTCGGCTATTCTTGCTATTTTGTTAGGTGAGGAAGAGGCACCTATTTTTATCGAAAAGATGGAAAAAACTCAGAAAAATCATACGTCAGCAATGGCTGTGTGGGAAGCTGTCGCTGGACTTTGCTTTGAGAAAACACAAGAAGGAAAACCTGTTGCACGCTCAACAGTTTTAGAAGCAAAAGCTTTAGTTGATGATTTTCTAGAATTTTACAATATTCAATTTGTCACTATTGAGGATCGCGAATATCAAACTGCTGTTCATGCTTATATGAATTTTGGTAAGGGAACAGGCAGCAAAGCACGACTTAATATGGGTGATTGTTTTGCTTATGCTTGTAGCAAAAATTATGAATTACCACTGTTATTTAAAGGAAACGATTTTATCCATACAGATATCGAAAAAATATGA